The Phycisphaerae bacterium region CGAGACCATCGAGCTCGCCGTCCATGCCGCCCCGCGTTCGATGATCGCGGAGGCGTTCCGGACGGTCCGGGCCAATCTCACCCTCACTGCGCCCGCGGAGCGCCAGAGGTCCATCCTGGTTACCAGTGCTCAGCCGGGGGAGGGGAAGACCACGGTGGCCGTGAATCTGGCCATTGCCATTGCCCAGAACAATCGCCGGGTGCTGCTCATTGATGCCAATTTCCACCGCCCGGCGCTGCGGCAGTTTTTCGCCAATATTCCCACCGAGGGTTTGAGCAACGTGCTCATTGGCCAATCGAAGCTGGCCGATGTGGTCGTCAAGACGAACCTGCCGAACCTGGACGTGGTGGGGAGTGGCCCCATCCCGCCCAATCCGTCCGAGCTGATGACCAGCACGTACATGCGGCAGTTGCTGTCCCAGGCCACCGACACGTACGACCAGGTGGTTTTCGACGGCCCGCCCGCCCTGCTGGTCAGTGACGCGATGGTCCTGGCCGGTTCGCTGGACGGCGTCATCCTCGTGTGCCGGGCGAACAGTACCTCCCGCGGGGTGCTCCTGCGGGCCAGGGAGCAGTTCGAGCGCGCCGGCATCCGCATCTTCGGCGGAGTGCTGAACGGAGCCAGCGGGTTCCGGGGGGGCTACTTCCGCGAGCAGATCCGCAGCTACTATGAGTACCAGCCGGCGGCGGAGCATCTCGCCGGCCCGACTCCCAAGGCCCTGCCGGGCGAATCCAAGGGGCCTCAGAAGCTATAGCTTCTCTAAGGAGTTTCTGGGACACGATTCGAACGGGCCGGCCCGGTCGTCGACCAATGACGTGGCCGGCCCGTCGCGTTGTGCTGCTATCCGGCAGCGGGTGGACCGTCTGTCGGCTCCAGGCCGATCACCCCGGGGAAGGAGAGCGGAGGCACGAGGCCAAAGAAGAAGGCCGACGCCCACCCCGTGTGCTTGCGTCGGCCTTCTCATGTTCAAGTGAGGATCCGGGCTCGCCGTGACCCGGACCCTCCAAGCCAGGCTGTCCGCTCCTCTGAGCGGAAGACCTACAGCCTCTACGAGTGTATCGAATCCCTGGGCGGGGGCCTTTAGGTTCAGGGTGGTGGTTGGCCTGGGTCTGGTCTTCGCAGCGTCCTATCGGACGCTCCGGTCGCTTATCGGGCGGAGCGAGGGGCGGGGCGCCGCCGGTTCGGTCCGCAACGTATGGGAGCGGTGCCGCCGCTCGTGTTCGACTTCGCCGCACGGGGGGGATATCACCGGCCCATGGGGGCACGATCAGGACGGCCGAATGCGAGTGATGTAGTCCTGGTCATCGGTGCCCAGGCCGCGTTCGGCCGCGGCTCGTATGTGGGCGACGCGACCCAGGAAGTCGCCGATGGGTCGGAGTCTGGCCTGGAGCCGGCGCTCGTTGATGATGTCGACGCTCATCTGGTCCGCTGCCACGGGGTCCTTGCTGACGAGGACTCCCGTGTGCGGCCACATTCCTTCCGGGCGAGCTTCCGGGCCCTTGTCGAACACACCTCGCAAGCCGTTGACGATGTGCAGGCGGAGTTTGGGCAGGATCTCGGCAAGGGAGATGATGTCCGCGATGTGGGGTGCCCCGCCGTCGCGGAGGTAGAGGGTCTGCCTGCGAACAAACGGGATGGAGGCGTTGAGCAGACAACCGCTGATTCCGCAGAGATTGTGGCTCTTCAGGAAGGGCACGTTGATGATCGCGGTGACCTGGTCGAGAACCGCCGCCAGTCGTTCCCTGTCGTTGCCCAGCGGCGTCTCGGTGGTCCGCCAGCCGAAGCGACGCGGTTGGGTGCCGAACTTCTTCACCAGCAGGTTGGGCACGTCGATCAGGACGATGCGCTTCCGCTCAACGCCCGCGGTTTCGAGAGACTGGATCAACTGTCCGGCAAACAGCTCGGTTGTTCCCAGTTCCTCCTGGCCAACCTCATCGAACTTGATGCCGACCACGTCTTCCGGGCGGAGCAGGCTCCGCCATGCGCTGGCGGAGGAGTCCTGGCCGGTGGCCAGGCAGACGCCTATCCGGATCATGTCGGCCAGGGCGGGCTCGTGGATCTTGTGCTGGGAGATGATCATCGGGTTGATCAGGTCGGCGACGATTGACTTGCTGACCGGTCCGGAGGGCTTGGCGGTTGCCCGGGTTGTGGCGGGCGGATCGACCACCGGAGCGGGTGAGGTGCCGGTCGGCTGTGAGGCCGGCCGTGACTGGCCGATCACCCTCGTCTGAACCGCCAACAGGGCCAGGCTTGCGCCCCCCGCTCGGCGGAGGAATAGTCGGCGAGTGGATCTGCCGCGGGCGGGCTGATCGAGAGGAGGGCTGGGCATCATCATTACGCTTTATCGGCTCTCAGGCCGGGGGACGATGAGATCCCCTGCGGCGTTGTCGAGCTCAAGCCCTTCCGCTAGTATTGGGGGATGTCAGAATCGAATACCGACCGGCTTGCCCGCTTGCGTGCCATCCTGCGGCAACACCGGCAGGACCACCTGCTCGCCCACTGGGAAACCCTCAGCGACGACCAGCGGACCACCCTGCTCGACGACATTGAGCAGATCAACTTCCGGGCCCTCGACGAGCTGATCGAGACCCAGGTCCGGCAAGGTCACCCGTTTCCGATCCCGAGGGATATCCAGCCGGCCCCCTTCTATCCCTATGAGCCGGGGATCGATCGGGTGGCCAAGTATGCCGACGCGGTCAAGAAGGGCATTGGCCTGATTCGCAAGAACAAGGTCGCGGCCTTCACCGTGGCCGGCGGACAGGGGACCCGCCTGGGTTTCGACGGTCCCAAGGGGGCCTTCAAGATCTCGCCTGTCAAGGACAAGCCCCTGTTTCAGCTCTTTGCCGAGCACATCCGGGGGACCAATCTCCGCTATGGGGCCGATCTGTCCTGGTACATCATGACCAGTCCCCAGAATGATGCGGCGACCCGGGCCTTCTTCGCCGAGAACGGCTACTTCGGTCTCAAGAGCGAACGGGTGCGGTTCTTTCAGCAGGGAGTGATGCCCGCGTTCGCACGCGACGGACGGATTCTGCTCGACCAGAGGCACCGGATCGCGTTCTCGGCCGATGGGCATGGTGGGTGCCTCCTGGCGATGCGGCGGTCGGGGGCCCTCGCCGAGATGGCCGCCGCCGGCGTCGAGGCGATCAGCTACATCCAGGTCGACAACCCGCTGGTTCGGCTGATCGACCCGTTGTTCATCGGCTTGCACGCGCTGACGGGTTCGCAGATGTCCAGCAAGACCATTCCCAAGGTGGATGACCTCGAGCGGGTCGGCAACTTCGTGCTCGGCGACGGGCGGACCATGGTGATCGAGTACTCCGACCTTCCCGAGAAGCTGGCTCGAGCTCGCGACGACAAGGGCCATCGGCTGTTTGATGCCGGCAGCATCGCCATCCATGCCCTCGACCGGGGATTCGTCGAGCAGCTCACCACGGACGAAGCTCATTTCGCCTTGCCGTGGCACCGGGCGTTCAAGAAGGTCGCGCATGTCGATGACACCGGCCGGCGGATCGAGCCGCGCGAACCGAACGCGATCAAACTGGAGGCGTTCATCTTCGACGCAATTCCACACGCGGCCAAGCCGCTGATTCTCCAGACCTCGCGGGCCGAGGAGTTCAGCCCGGTCAAGAACGCGACCGGCGTGGACAGCGAGGCAACAGCCAGACGAGACATGAACCGCCGGGCCGCCGCGTGGCTGCACGCCGCCGGTTTCGAGGTTCCTTTCAGGAACGGCGGCGAGCCCGATGGTCTGTTCGAAATCAGTCCGCTCCTGGCCCTGGACGCCGGCCATCTCCGCGAGGTCCTTACCGAGCCGCCCAGGCTGACGCGTGGTGCCGCGAACTACCTTGAGTGACGGTTGCCTTCAGCGTGCGGGGTCGTTCCAGCAACTGCCGCCGTCTGGCTCTCAGTTGCCATACCCGCCCTGCTGCGTCTATTCTGCTTGTCGTCATGGCCGACCAGGCATCACCAAGCAAGACAGGCGGCAGACCGGCGATCAGTCTGGCGGCGCTCTTCCTCCTGCCCGTCAGTCCGCGGCTCCACGAAGGCGATGACAATTGGGCCCGCGCCGGTCGATGGCTGCCCCTGTGGGGGCTGGTGACCGGGATCCTGTACGTCGGCGTGTTCGGCATCACGTGGCGCTACTTCGGCGAATACCATGGGATTCGCTGGATTCCGGCCGCCGCAGTGTTGGCCGTCGACCTGGGCTTGCTGGGTTACCGGCTCCTGTCCGGTTCGGTTCGATTGGTGACCGGGCAGACCGATGAGGATCATCGCTCGCTGGCCCTGACCCTGCCGGCCGTCCTGCCGGTTGTGCTGGTGGCGATCCTCAAGTTCGCCCTGCTGGTTTCCCTGCGGCGCGGGCACTGGCAGAGTGCACCGGCCGGAGCTTGGCAGTGGGACAGCATCTTCGGTCACCTGGGCTTCCTCTACCCCCAACCCATCTATCGTCCGCTTGTGCTCATGCCTCTCTGGGGTCGTTGGGCGATGAGTCTTGCCTTGTCGATCGGCCGGCCCGCGCCGAACGCTTCCGGGCGGCTCAAGAACATG contains the following coding sequences:
- a CDS encoding adenosylcobinamide-GDP ribazoletransferase, with product MADQASPSKTGGRPAISLAALFLLPVSPRLHEGDDNWARAGRWLPLWGLVTGILYVGVFGITWRYFGEYHGIRWIPAAAVLAVDLGLLGYRLLSGSVRLVTGQTDEDHRSLALTLPAVLPVVLVAILKFALLVSLRRGHWQSAPAGAWQWDSIFGHLGFLYPQPIYRPLVLMPLWGRWAMSLALSIGRPAPNASGRLKNMANRSSLPVIFGQWLLCALLTVVYCSGSGEHVARSIIIALNLLMIAYLASFALSRKENGQTESTVTTIGLVGELTFLGLYASLSSAIYWY
- a CDS encoding DUF362 domain-containing protein; translation: MMMPSPPLDQPARGRSTRRLFLRRAGGASLALLAVQTRVIGQSRPASQPTGTSPAPVVDPPATTRATAKPSGPVSKSIVADLINPMIISQHKIHEPALADMIRIGVCLATGQDSSASAWRSLLRPEDVVGIKFDEVGQEELGTTELFAGQLIQSLETAGVERKRIVLIDVPNLLVKKFGTQPRRFGWRTTETPLGNDRERLAAVLDQVTAIINVPFLKSHNLCGISGCLLNASIPFVRRQTLYLRDGGAPHIADIISLAEILPKLRLHIVNGLRGVFDKGPEARPEGMWPHTGVLVSKDPVAADQMSVDIINERRLQARLRPIGDFLGRVAHIRAAAERGLGTDDQDYITRIRPS
- a CDS encoding UDPGP type 1 family protein; its protein translation is MSESNTDRLARLRAILRQHRQDHLLAHWETLSDDQRTTLLDDIEQINFRALDELIETQVRQGHPFPIPRDIQPAPFYPYEPGIDRVAKYADAVKKGIGLIRKNKVAAFTVAGGQGTRLGFDGPKGAFKISPVKDKPLFQLFAEHIRGTNLRYGADLSWYIMTSPQNDAATRAFFAENGYFGLKSERVRFFQQGVMPAFARDGRILLDQRHRIAFSADGHGGCLLAMRRSGALAEMAAAGVEAISYIQVDNPLVRLIDPLFIGLHALTGSQMSSKTIPKVDDLERVGNFVLGDGRTMVIEYSDLPEKLARARDDKGHRLFDAGSIAIHALDRGFVEQLTTDEAHFALPWHRAFKKVAHVDDTGRRIEPREPNAIKLEAFIFDAIPHAAKPLILQTSRAEEFSPVKNATGVDSEATARRDMNRRAAAWLHAAGFEVPFRNGGEPDGLFEISPLLALDAGHLREVLTEPPRLTRGAANYLE